DNA from Cynocephalus volans isolate mCynVol1 chromosome 2, mCynVol1.pri, whole genome shotgun sequence:
CTCTGGGATCTTTCACTTAGGAAGCCAGGGCTCTCCTCTGTACTGGATACCAAGCTGGAACAGCTGGCACTAACATCAGCCACTGCTGTACTGACAGTGCTTAGCTTGTAGTCCCTGACCCAGTGGCCTGAAAAGCAATATGAGAGACACTGACCTGTTGGCACAATCATGGGGGGTGGGCGGGGTGCCATGATAGGAGGGGCCGAAGGAGGCATGGGCACCACATTGATCCTGGGCGCATGGATGATGGGCGGCATGGGGGCAATAACTGAGCCTGGGGGCAGCCGGACCACAGAAGCCATCGGGGGCCGGGGCATGACAGGTACTGCGGACACAACTGTAGTGCGGACGGGAGGTGGCATCTGTGGTAGGGAAGAAACCCACAGATCATAGGAAGAAGGGCACGCACAGCTGGTAGCTGGCAACATGCAGCTCTGAGGACTGGGACTGGATAGCTCCAGCTCAGCCCCCAAAGACCAAGAGACTACAGTCCCACACAGGTATCTGACAGAAACTGCGCTGCTGAAAGGCCCACTGTGACATTCTCTCCTCTTGGGATTTGGCAGGTCACACCCAACCAGCTGCTCGTGGAAGACGCTAAGAGCACCACTAAAGAGGCTGACCTTGACTCAGCTTCCTGTAGATGGGCTAGCAGTTTTCAAAGACCTTGAAGCCCTGCAAACTTTCTCTGCCTCAAACCTGCTTCTCATATTTGCCACTTGCCTCCCTCCCTGTTCTAATCGTCCTCTGTGGAGAGATCAGGCTATAGATTCCCACTTCCATTTAAAGGGTTCTCTTTCAACTTGACCCACTCAGCACCCAAGTCCCTCTATAAGGCACTTGCCCTTCGTAGCCAACAGTATCCAACCCCAAGAACCAAGCTCTAAAAGATCAGTCACATGAGGCTGCTGGCTTACTGCAGGTGGTCGGGGCACTGAGGTGATGGGTGGAGCAGAGCTGGGGATGTTGGTGGCTGAAGACGGAGGTGGTGGCTGCTGGGGGATCTCATTGGGCTTGCTAGGGCCAATCTTCTCTTTGGTGTCATCTTCTGGCACCAGGCCCTTGGCTTTGTGGATGGCCTCGATCTGTTCCTGGAGGGTAATGTTGGCCTGGGCAGCCTGCTGGGTCCGGGCCATGCTGCCTGAGTGGCCATCCCAGGTCACCTGCAAGGGAAAAAAGAGCCACAGCTTGTCAGAGCTCTTGGAACTGAGCCCAAGTATGGGAAACTGAGGGCAGGAAAGGTACTAAGATCCACTTTGGCCACAccttttcctctggcttctgAATCTCCTCCTCACCGATCTTCTTACCGATGGCTGTTTCCTCTACACCAAAGATGTCAGTACGCCGCTCGGCCAACTGCTTCAAGCTGCTCTCAATATCCAGACCTGTACACAGTCACAGAGTGGAggcaggggagagaaagagaaactgaacTAGGTGCTCTCCTCACAAGGCAGCTGCTTTTCTGGTGTGCAGGTTGGAGGCCGATTCCATGGGATGAGGCTGACTCTAGGGCCTAACACAGCATTCTTGTTCTCCGAGCCTGGGGAAAGCTGCCCAGTCGGCACTAAGCCTATAAACCCAGTACTTGTCCAATCTCTGGACTTACAAAAGGACGGTGGGCCAGAGAGGGGAAACTGCAAGGACAAGGTCACATGAGAGGCAAGGAGCAGAATCGGGACAGAAAGCCTGGCCTCCTGTCTCTGGCACAGTTCCCTATCATACTGCTTCTCACACAGCAGGAACAGGACCATCGTTATTTCGTTTCAAGGACCTCAAGGTAGTCCAGCCACCAGTGCCCTCAGGCTAAAACAGACATGGGAATGAGTGCCCCTCCCAGCTATAGCCAGATCTTGTTCTGGGATGTCAATAGGCACATGTCATCTTTGCCAGTGCCTGCCTTTGGAGAGTTCCTGTGGAGAGTCCTACTGGAAAATGGGGAGTTCTTTTGCAATATCAGAGGCTATGTCTATCATCAAAAGCTTTTGTGGACCTTAATTATTGCTTTCTATGTTTGCTTAAAGCAAGTTGACCGTAATTCCATAATTTGGAGATTCCCATGGGCTCTCTCATAACCCCCATCTCACCTGGTGCATACACCTCATCGTCGCTCTGCTTCTCACGGATGGAGCGATCGCGCTGCTCCAGCCAGCGGGGGTCGAGGAGCCCGATGCGCATGTGTTCCTGCATTTTGCTGGCAGGGATCTTCTCCCCAGTGATAGGGGACACAAGATATTCATCtggagcaggggctggaggcaggggcTTGGAAGCTAAAACGAAACAAAGATGGTGAGAATACTGGGTGGCAGCCTGGGTTAAGAGGGTGGCGTTTCATTCATGAACCATTCATTTGAGACATATCCATTCAGTGCCACCTGGCACTGCACAATGCACCAAGGCACCAGAGACAACTAAGCCCTGTTCCTTACCTCAAGGCCTAGAATAGAGGGGCTAGCAATGCTTTTATAGCAAGCTGCCTCAAACCCTCTAAAAAACAGGTCTGAGGAACCAAGAACACACAAGACCTTTCTGGGCAGTCCAAGGGCTGGGAAGCAGGCCCTACCTTTGGGATCATAGTCCTTTCGGACAATGACTTGGTCTGGAGttgggggcagaggaggaggcaTGGGCgtctctgggggtgggggcactttCTGCCCGTCTTCTTCATCATCTGAACCCTGAAAAGCAAAGCAGAGGCAGGACTCAGAGAGGTAAAAAGAGGTCACCTTCCTGCAGCTGATCCCTGGCCTTGGCTTCTGCCAGCCAGTGTCCATGTACTAAGCCTCCCATGGCAGTAGAGGCCAGCCGGCAGCAGGCCAAGCTGCTTCCTCACACCACGAATGGGAGCGCTGAGGGCCTTGGTGCTAATGCTCCTCCCAGGCATTTCCAGCAGCTGGCACCAAGCAGTCCCAAGAGGCCAAGGGCACTTAACATgctggggaggggtgagggagggcgAGTCAGCACTCAATGGTAGCCGCTCATGGAGCAAtgctgggagggagagaaaaagtcaATTCCCACAGACACAGAGGCCCTTTCTTCTCAGGCTACACACAAATTCTTTCCAAAGGGTGGGGAGAACAGCTTGGCTCTGGCGACTATGCCTGCTTGAAGGGCCTGGCTTGAAGGGCCTGCTTGAAGGGATGTCTATAAGTGTAGGCTACATTTAGAAAAGCTCTGGGCCTAGCTAAGAGCTCAGAATGCACCAAAGCATAGGGCAACGTCGAATTCCCTAACTGAGGGCTGgcatgggaggggtgggggagcacGGCCTCTGAGTCAAAGAAAGGCCACAGAACAGGGCCGGCACAGCTTTTAGATCCTTGCCTGTGAATGAATCTTTGTTGCCAGAGCTGGAAAGAGACTCTGTGCTGACTGGGCTTCGGCAGCTGTATGGCCTTGTTCAGGGTCCACGCCTCCTTTCCAGCCTCACAAGGGAGCTGGATCTCTGACTCTGGTGGAGAGCACCCTGATCACCTGGGACTCCAGGGAGGAAGGTCACCTGCAGGCCTGCCCAGGAGCATACCTCATCCATGTCTTGCACTTGGGTGTCCTGATCCAGCTGGGAAGGAGGCTCCTCAGCTTTTTCCTGTTTCTCATCCTCCTCATCAGACTCAACCTCCATCTCGACCTCCTCACTCTCTCCAAACTTCTCATAGCGCTCCTGAATGAGGATTCGGGCTCCCAGCTCCTCCGGTGTGGTAGGTGGAGGGAAGTTCCCTGGCAGAAGGTGAGCCAGAGTCAAAGGGATTCCTGATCAAAGGCTCGTCTATTTGCCCTGTCTGTCTGAGCTCTCCAAGGGCCAGGGCTATGTCTGACTTCTCTCCCTATCTCCAGAGGCCCACCCAGGGTCTGGCAgaatatgtatttgttgaattgTGTTTTATTTGGGCAAAATGGTAGAACTGAAGTCTTCTGGGAGCAGAGAGGAAACAGACACTGATAAAGCCCTCTGAGAGATACTGCTGCTCCCTGGGAACACTTGTGCCACATCTCCCAGGATGGCTCAAAGCTCCTGGCTCCCCACCTGGAGTCACTTTCCTCACAGACATACCCTGCTCATTGGGTTGGAAGTCCACTGTTTCTACCACCACAAAATCATGCCAATCGATCTGAGCATAGGCCACccgctccttctccttctcctcctcttctttcttcctctcacgcTCCTGGAACTTGGCCCACTCCACTCGGTAACACACCTGCAGGGACAGGAACCAGCATGTTGCTGAGCTGAATCGGGTTCTGCTCCTAATGAGACTGTCACTTCCAGAGCCTTCATCAAACCCAGCATCTCCTTCAGAACAGGATGCTGCTCTGTCCATAAGGGGAACTTCCTGGAGCAAACTATGGCATTTGCGTCTCATTTCAGCCAGGCCCAGAGTTTGGACAGGATAAAAATTCTCAATGCTACAGAAACCCTCTGTCTGGGCCCCAAGGGCAACTGTTTGTTATAACCTCAAAGTTTTCTGCTTGAGTTGGCAAGGGGATCTTTGTTCACAGAGCAGCAAAATCCTCCAGGAAGTCTGCATGACAACCTAGTGTCCTCAAGAGGAGCAGCAGTCTGACtgcctgaaaaacaaaaacattcacaCAGCCTCCCCAAACACCCAGCACCAATATGTCTTTGCGACTCTGACAACATGGGAGCTTCAAAAGGCATTATCACCAGAGGATGTGCCTTGGAGTTGGCCTTCTAGCTATAGTAGATTAGAGAGAGACCTACTAAAGCTGAGAGCTAGGCAAGAAGTAGCATTATATCAGGAGGCATATGGAATCCAGGTTTCCTTAGCCTTTGTAGCCAGACAGAAGGCCTTTCTTCCTACCACTCCTATGCCTGGAACATAATAAGGTACTACCTCAGAGACTGTTTCCAAACACTAAACAGAACCCACATGGTAGAATTTGCACCATCAGTTACTTGTTGCAAGAAATCCTATTTAGCTTACCTGATCCAAAACTTCTCGAGGGTTTTCAGCCTCTTTCTTGAGCTTTGCAAATAAACCTTTGGGTGGAATCAAGATCTGAAACAGAAGAGTTAAAGCAAATATCAGTATACCACAACCCATGGGGCAAAGATGTGGCTCTCCTGAGCCTGCTGTAAGGCCCCGGAGATAGGAGAATATGGCACTCTAGGTCCCAAATCCAGCTCCACTTGGCTGTgaaactttgggcaagttacttaatccctgtaatttagtttctttctacaAAATGGTGACACCACCACTTAAAGTTGGCACCATCAACTTAAAAAGGTTgcttcagggccggcccatggctcactcgggagagtgtggtgctgataacaccaaggccctgggttcggatcccatatacggatggccggttcgctcactggctgagtgtggtgctgacaacaccaagtcaagggttaggatcgccttgctggtcatctttaggaaaaaaaaaaaaaaaaaaggttgcttCAAGGATTAGTAGGGAAGAATACAAAGCACTGGCAGATTACCCAGAACACAGTATATGACGGCTGCTTTCCTGAAACTGATCTGCTCCTACCCTTTTGAAAATGCTACTCAGGCCTCCTCTGACTATCCTATTTAGGACTGCAGCCTACCTGCCCCACATCCCTATATTTCcatcccctttctttctctctagtattTAGCACCATCTGACATACACTGACATCGCACTTGTCTCCTCTCCACTAGACTACAAACTCCATGAAGACAGGGATTTCTGTCTTCTGTTCACTACAATTCCAGCACCCTGAATAATGTCTGACAATGTATATTTACTGAGCGAATAAATGCTACCTGTTCTAAACAGCCAGCCATTCCAACTACCCCAACAGTTATCTGTTGCCATTGGCGAAGTGGCTCAACCCCACCCTGATCCTCCCCGTACCTGTACCCCAAGGAACTATCTGCTCATAGAGGCTTCCACGGCTAGAGACAGACACCAGTACCCTCAAGTTAGAATAGTAAATGCCAATACCAAAGTTCTGAGGGGGAAACAAACaggaaagtaataaaataaacaggGATCTGGGGATCTTCAACCCCAGAAGCAGGCCACTGGGAGAAATTAACCCAAGCCTCAATGTTTGATATTGTGTACTTAAAGTAACCCTTTGGCCTTGGGCCTTCAGTAATTGTTATTTTAACTACTCTACTACTAGCTTCTGGATttggtcattttctttctttctttctttattttttttcttttaaaagatgaccggtaaggggatcttaacccttgacttggtgttgtcagcaccatgctcacccagtgagcaaaccagccatccctatatgggatctgaacccatggccttggagttatcagcaccacactctcccgagtgagccacaggccggccccaagaTTTGGTCATTTTCTAAACACaaacatttttacaattttttctaaTCATATACTTAGAGTGAATGAAGTTAGAGGAAACCCTTATGAGTTCTTTCAAGTCACATCTTTAATGTACTGTTTCTAGATATCAAGAACAGATGTGTAGACCATCCCACTGAAAAGTGAGGAAAACAATCTCTGCTATATATGTAGCAAGAAAAATGTGTGACAGGCCAATCTATACCAGTGCACTTTGCAATGAATTAATgatctgattattttattttattttattttatttttttgtctttttcgtgaccggcactcagccagtgagtacaccggccattcctatataggatccgaacccgcggcgggagcatcgctgcgctcccagcgccacactctcacgagtgcgccgcgggctcggcccgatctgattattttaaataccaGTATTGACTTGTTCAGATACTTGATTGCAGTAATGTCACATGGTAATTAAGATCTTAGGGTCTGGAGTGAATAATGCCAGAGCTCAAGTCACAGCTCTGTAACCtcctagctgtgtggccctggccaAATTAAcacctctgtgcttcagttttctcttctgtaaagtgaGCATAATAGTGGCTACCTTATAAGACTATTAGAGATTAAATGAGAAGATGCTGCATATGTAAGCTCTCAATAAAGGTTAGCTATTCTAACTTATATGAGTATTAAATGATTTCCCAACACCTATTTAAATGATATTTCtgatttcaggtattctgtaggGTAAAGAACAAAGGTTTTAGAGTCAAATGTGGGTTTAAATCTCAGCACAGCTACTTAATAGTTGAGAGACCATGAGTACatgactttacctctctgagcctgcttctgcttctgaaaaatggaaaaaaacacttCCCTCATGGGTTCTTGTGATGATTAAATTAGGTAATAGGGGGCAATTGTTAAGGACTTGCTTCTTTTCAGGCCCTGCACTAGGCAACTGAAAATGGAAAAGTAGTTAAAAGCAGCTAGCGTATCTTGACCTTGATACTTAGCAGGCAAACACCTAATGGTAGTAAGCAAGCatgtgtttcatttctctttagaAATAAGAGGTCTGTGTTGCATTTAAAGGAACAACTGAATAGAAAAAGGCAAGATTTTTTACATTAAACTGGGATTCATCTGCCCAGAGGCCCCACAGGGAAGCGATGTCCTCATAAATAGTGAGTGGATGGAATGCTTCCAGTGGTAAGATGCCTTTCTTTCCTGGGTCCAGCCCACCCAGCCCCCACTcggcccctgccctgcccaggcaCCTTGGTATACTGTTCCACCAGCTTTGTGAAGTAATTAAAAAGGCTGTGCTGCGGACGGAGAAAATCAAACTGGTAATTGCGCTGCTCTTTCTGCATCAGCTGGGTCAAAAACTGGCGCCCATTCCTGGCCACAAATTGAGCAGTCAGCTTCACCACATCAAGGTCAAAGGCTGAGATGGAGGGGGGGTCAGCAATGAATTCAAACTCAGGAGGAGGCTCTTTTGGCACGATGGTCTCTTGGATCACCTGGGCTTGGACCTAAGATGCAGAAGGAATATGAGGcaagaggttcagaggtggactGACTCCAGAGAGAGGGGATGAGAACACACCCCCAGCAGGATGGTCATGGACTTCTACGCTTCTATTAATTATGCACATACTACTGGCACTTGGTGTGAGAGAATCCTAACTCACAAGGGCATCAATTTCTAGGCCAACTGCTGTTTCAACTCCCTGAACAGCTTTGAGTGTCTAAGACCCATGACCGTCTGTATCTCTGCTACTGCCCTAAAATCTAGGGTCAAAAGTGGGTGGTGGAACACCCAGGAGGAACATGGCTTATTAAATCCCACCTAAGGGGGACAGAAATGCAGGAAGGCCTACATGTGTGCCAAGAACCCTACTGTACACCAAGAACCCTACTGTACAAAGTGTTTCCACAACCTCCACATGAACAAGGCAGACAGAGCAGGTACTGTGaatcctttttacagatgaggtaactgaggtCGCCAGAGGCCCTAGAAGTAATTAATTGCAATCCAAGATCTTAGAACCTGACTTTAACCTTTACATCCCACTGCAAAACAAGGGGCTACTTTTCCACCATGGCTCAGGAGAAGAACAAAGTGAAGAGACTGGTCCAGGTCTACACAGAAGCAAAATGTGTTGGCCCTTCCTATCTTCATTCACAGAAGTCCCCAGTGCTGGACCTTAGTGCAGGGAAGGTGGTATTAGGGCAGGTCAAACAGAGGGGCCCTGGGAAGATGAGACAGAAGGGAAAGGATGGCACAAGAAGGGGACATAGACCACACTGCATCCTTCAGCACAGCCAGGTCCTTCATACACCATGGCACTGCTCTCACACCACGGTCAAGGCCTTGCATAAATCACATTTCCCTaggcctcagattcctcatctgtaaaatggtcgCTCTGCCAGCCTCCTCATGCAGTGCCTGTGAGGAGTCAATTAAGACAAGGCTCCTAAAGCACTGAGCACACAGCTGGACAAGCAGTGCTCAGGAACTGCCAAGCGTCATCAGCATTTCACTGCCTCAGCCTCAGCGTCTGCCTCTGTAAGATGGGGACAACCACCTCACTTCTCTCCCTGGCTGGTTGTGAGTATGGACAGCAGAGTTAAATACTATGCACCTGCTTCCTGTCCTTCCCACCCTTCTCAGCCCTGGGGAAGTAAGGGGAGGGtttgggaggggctgggctccAAACCTTCTGAGGAAGCTGCTGCTGAGtggcttgctgctgctgctgcataaCTTTGGGAATGGCAGCCGAGGGCTCCTGAGCCTTCCCCTCCTTGAACTCGCTGACCTTGTGGCGGTAGTAGGCATGGTAAGGATCATTGGGGTTCAGGAAGTTAAACTTGGGGTTATTGATCTCGTTCTGTCGTATCCTAGCTTCAAATTCAGGTCCATTtctagaagaaggaaaaatagaagaataaCACCACAACCTCATGACTGCTTAAATCCAGAATACCACCATATGAGCCTCCTTCTTGCCACCACCCACCCACTGCTTAAAGCAGCCTGTGTCTCAGCACAGCAGACATGATCCTTGAGCCCTCTAGCATCAGCGGGCAGTGCCATCTGCCTTCATTCCACCTGACCCAGGCTATCTTTACCACAGGGTCTTCCTGACTTTGGTCATTCCTTAGCCCCTCTGCCAATCTTGCCTTTTCCAAAACCATCTGGGCTATTGCTTTTTCctcttaataaaattaatttacttgaaaaaatgtgtttaaaaaggAAAGTACCTATTACTATatcaaataaaatcagtatgCCTTTACTAAAAAGTGTTagtcaaaaataaatactgtACAAGACTACttagaaaagttcatggaaaaacagaaaagataatacattcagcaaaaaaagataatgcaaatctttccatgaactttttgaagtaccctcatacaaagaaaagaaaataatgttgcCAAAGTTTAGCTAGACGTTTGCTGAGACTAGTTATCTTAGTTAAAAGTGGGCATTAGTGCTAGAGTGATGTTAAAGATATACCAGCACCAAAAGGACTTTGTCCTTTCAAGAATGAGAAggattggaaaaaaaatgaaactttagatGATTTGACTAAAATACCTCGTCCAAGTACTGCCTAAAATCACCTCATTTCCCACTGGTGAGGCCCACACTAGTAGACTCTCTGCAAGGCGCATTCAGATGACATGGTGTGGCAAGgtaagtgggggtgggggggtcctCCCCCTGCTCTCTGTACCCCAGATCTTTCCCATGTTTCCAGTTTGCATGCCTTCAAAACCTCaggataatgaaaaaaaatgtccCTATCATGATGTTTAGGCTACCCTGATTTTTAAAGAACCCCAATGTAATATTTGAAGGCATCACCCATACAGAAAACACTTTTGTCAGTGAGAAAGCACAGTAACCTTAAAGACACAAGATGTGTACGCATTCAAGTTTCAGGTTCACTACTGACTCACTCTGACACAGCGAAAGTTACCAAAACTACTCTTTGCCTCGATTTCCCCATGTGTAAATGTGGCAAACACTGCCTTCCTTCTGTCTTGAAGAACTGTTGAGATCAAATCACTTAAGAAGATGCCAAAGTCTTTTTAAATCATACAGTAGCCTACAAATGCAAGGGGCTGTTCCATAAACATTTGAGATGATTTGGGTATTAGGAGATGTCTGTCAGGTTTCCATCACTCTTTAGGCCAGAACCCTGCACTAGAGATGCCCCAAACACACCAAGGGGCTGGTGCCAGTCAGGTTGCTCCACTCTCCTTAGACTTTCATACCCCCCTGGCGTTTTCAGTTAAAAAGAGGGCAGAAGACAGGGTACAGGCAATGCTGTGCCCAGATTAGGCACCACAACAATATGCACCAGGCTGGTGGTCATCAAAACCCAGGCTGGTTCCTCAGCAAGTTCTGGTCACACCCTGTAGTGTGACTAACACCATGAGGTCTCAATTTGACAGTATATTAGCCCAACTGAAACCTCATGCTTTTTTGAAGAAACATTTCCTCCCTCCTAAAATAATGCAAACCACACACAAGGAGTAGGTTGAATGCATACTTAAATCCTGCTAAACTAGGCCACCATCCCCAGCAAGTGCCCAGGGCAAATGAAGAGCTGCTAGAAAAAGGTTCCCTGATTGTTTCCTACATTACTGCCTCACCACATCTGGgaacaatctgaaagaaaaacaatgaaaaggcaGACATGTTCATTCCAAGctattctgttgttttaaatccTAATGTTAATTTTAGGACTATATCCTCTAATATAGAAGGAATAGATTTCAGCAGAAAAAGACATGATTTTGACTAAACGCAGCCAATGGGACTTTTTAAGGGTAATTTCCACTTCAGTTTCTTGACAGCAAAGTGCAAGGAAGGGAAGATCtaatctggaggaaaaaaaatctccttttgcAAAACCACACTGGGTTGTTGATTTCTACTGCATGCTCCATGAATGTGTGTGAACCCAGCAGAAGTAGAGCACAGAGTCCTGCTTGCTTGTTTTATCCTAGAATGAGATATTGGTCTGTCCCTTCATTGCAATGTAAATGAAAGCAAGTTTGCAGATTTTAGAAATGCCCACAAAAGCAATCACCATAGCTAAAAATCGATTTAGAGATGTGGATGTATGCTCATTTTTAAGGGAACTTGGATAAACAAACTCTTATTTCTGTGGCAGCAGAGGACGgcataaaattaattaaaagctaCTTggcaaaatgtttaagaaatctttaaaaacgCTCTTTCAGCCAGTAATGTGCCACACAGAATTTTATTCTAAGGTAACAatctaaaagagaaggaaaatgctCAGAGACTTCCCCACAGCTTCATCTGCCAAACTGAAATGCTGGAAACAacctcaaaggaaaacatacaggAGATGGTCAAGTCAAGGACGGCCTTCACCTCAGCAAGGTGCATCCTCTCAGAGAAGGACCGTGCAGTATCAGGAAGACCACAGAGCAATGCGGAAAAATGCTTACAACACAGCATGGGAGGGAAAAACGGGATGTGAATGTTATCTCTGCTAGTATTACAAGGACCGAAAAAAAGGATGTCAAGGGCtagaaggaaacaagaaaaagtgaAACAGTTGGTAGAAACTATACTGGTAGTAAGACTGTGGTGATTCTTCACCCAACACCCTTTTCCTATTTATTCGGTATCGGGGAAAAGGGGAAACATGACCGTTGCTATAAGACATTAAACATTTATCTTAAACTTGACACCTGCTGCCCTAAATATGACATGGCACAGAGCAGCTTTTAATTGAATAACCAAGTTAATCAAAACCCTCG
Protein-coding regions in this window:
- the SF3A1 gene encoding splicing factor 3A subunit 1 yields the protein MPAGPVQAVPPPPPVATEPKQPTEEEASSKDDSTPSKPVVGIIYPPPEVRNIVDKTASFVARNGPEFEARIRQNEINNPKFNFLNPNDPYHAYYRHKVSEFKEGKAQEPSAAIPKVMQQQQQATQQQLPQKVQAQVIQETIVPKEPPPEFEFIADPPSISAFDLDVVKLTAQFVARNGRQFLTQLMQKEQRNYQFDFLRPQHSLFNYFTKLVEQYTKILIPPKGLFAKLKKEAENPREVLDQVCYRVEWAKFQERERKKEEEEKEKERVAYAQIDWHDFVVVETVDFQPNEQGNFPPPTTPEELGARILIQERYEKFGESEEVEMEVESDEEDEKQEKAEEPPSQLDQDTQVQDMDEGSDDEEDGQKVPPPPETPMPPPLPPTPDQVIVRKDYDPKASKPLPPAPAPDEYLVSPITGEKIPASKMQEHMRIGLLDPRWLEQRDRSIREKQSDDEVYAPGLDIESSLKQLAERRTDIFGVEETAIGKKIGEEEIQKPEEKVTWDGHSGSMARTQQAAQANITLQEQIEAIHKAKGLVPEDDTKEKIGPSKPNEIPQQPPPPSSATNIPSSAPPITSVPRPPAMPPPVRTTVVSAVPVMPRPPMASVVRLPPGSVIAPMPPIIHAPRINVVPMPPSAPPIMAPRPPPMIVPTAFVPAPPVAPVPAPAPMPPVHPPPPMEDEPASKKLKTEDSLMPEEEFLRRNKGPVSIKVQVPNMQDKTEWKLNGQVLVFTLPLTDQVSVIKVKIHEATGMPAGKQKLQYEGIFIKDSNSLAYYNMANGAVIHLALKERGGRKK